From Frateuria aurantia DSM 6220, one genomic window encodes:
- a CDS encoding outer membrane protein assembly factor BamE, with product MHKLTRTLATALLASSLAGCHFLYVPDVQQGNWLEKKDVDQLKPGLTKRQVLVLLGTPSVATPFEQDRWDYVSTNSLRGRKPTIHSLTLTFNNDILVRTQGDFFAQDASKALKRSERYRTKYSVNDEDGDKKMGPKPVDPNAMGNFGGAGNKNGSGANGQH from the coding sequence ATGCACAAACTGACACGTACGCTGGCGACCGCCCTGCTCGCTTCTTCGCTGGCTGGCTGCCATTTTCTCTATGTTCCCGACGTACAGCAAGGCAACTGGCTGGAGAAAAAGGACGTGGACCAGTTGAAGCCGGGCCTGACCAAGCGCCAGGTGCTGGTGCTGCTTGGCACGCCATCGGTCGCCACGCCTTTTGAACAGGATCGCTGGGACTATGTCTCCACCAACTCGCTGCGCGGTCGCAAGCCGACCATTCACAGCCTGACCCTGACCTTCAACAACGACATCCTGGTTCGTACCCAGGGTGACTTCTTCGCTCAGGATGCCAGCAAGGCCCTGAAGCGCAGCGAGCGCTATCGGACGAAGTACTCGGTCAACGATGAAGACGGCGACAAGAAGATGGGCCCCAAGCCCGTCGATCCCAATGCCATGGGCAATTTCGGCGGCGCCGGCAACAAGAACGGCAGCGGAGCCAACGGCCAGCACTGA
- the fur gene encoding ferric iron uptake transcriptional regulator, with amino-acid sequence MEQESKELRKAGLKVTHPRMRILQLFEEGGVRHLTAEDIYRRMLDNQEDIGLATVYRVLTQFEAAGIVVKHNFEGGQAVYELDRGEHHDHMIDVDSGKVIEFFSEEIERLQNDIADKHGYVIEGHSLVLYVRSKGGRRG; translated from the coding sequence ATGGAACAGGAATCGAAAGAACTTCGCAAGGCCGGTCTGAAGGTGACCCACCCACGAATGCGCATCCTGCAGCTGTTTGAAGAGGGCGGAGTCCGCCATCTGACGGCTGAGGATATCTACAGGCGGATGCTGGACAATCAGGAAGATATCGGCCTGGCGACGGTATACCGCGTGCTGACCCAGTTCGAGGCCGCCGGCATCGTGGTCAAGCACAATTTCGAAGGCGGTCAGGCTGTGTACGAACTGGATCGCGGCGAGCATCACGATCACATGATCGACGTCGACAGCGGCAAGGTGATCGAGTTCTTCAGCGAGGAAATCGAACGCCTGCAGAATGACATCGCCGACAAGCACGGCTACGTGATCGAGGGACACAGTCTGGTACTTTATGTCCGCAGCAAGGGTGGCCGGCGCGGCTGA